A DNA window from Helianthus annuus cultivar XRQ/B chromosome 15, HanXRQr2.0-SUNRISE, whole genome shotgun sequence contains the following coding sequences:
- the LOC110901400 gene encoding uncharacterized protein LOC110901400: MGLKCHKVPFTLVVFFLGMFINNISLASSVKTLDDGWSPISPSDPAMVDIAKFAVKAHNEGHPESRVVFDSLVSGLVSGYPNPTYNMTIAAKSDIVRKYLALLAERPYMNSLWLLDWQGPI; this comes from the coding sequence ATGGGTTTAAAGTGTCATAAGGTTCCTTTTACTTTAGTTGTCTTCTTTTTGGGGATGTTTATCAATAACATCTCCCTAGCATCTAGTGTTAAAACACTTGATGACGGATGGAGCCCCATCTCACCGAGTGACCCAGCAATGGTGGATATTGCAAAGTTTGCAGTGAAGGCACACAACGAAGGGCATCCTGAAAGTAGAGTTGTCTTTGATAGTTTGGTAAGTGGTTTGGTCTCAGGTTATCCAAACCCAACCTACAATATGACCATCGCAGCTAAAAGCGATATAGTGAGGAAGTATTTAGCCCTTCTTGCTGAGAGGCCATATATGAACTCTTTGTGGCTTCTAGACTGGCAAGGGCCTATTTAG